A part of Aquaspirillum sp. LM1 genomic DNA contains:
- a CDS encoding NfeD family protein, protein MPDTALFWFVFAALVAMAEVFSGTFYLLAVALGLAGVGAMLALGLGLSAGLALGAGLMLLGVAGVWRWRQRSILSSPTVMDLDLGAEVALVSYQTGNPHHGRVRYRGCEWDAQLSFAGSPPPVGSLGKITGHEANCLLVTLPSTESEQPT, encoded by the coding sequence ATGCCTGACACTGCCTTGTTCTGGTTTGTCTTCGCCGCTCTGGTGGCGATGGCCGAAGTGTTTTCCGGCACGTTTTACCTGCTGGCCGTGGCGCTCGGTCTGGCCGGCGTGGGGGCCATGCTGGCCTTGGGGCTGGGCCTGTCGGCCGGGCTGGCGCTGGGGGCGGGCCTGATGCTGCTGGGGGTGGCCGGCGTCTGGCGCTGGCGGCAACGCAGCATCCTGAGCTCACCCACCGTGATGGATCTGGACCTGGGCGCTGAAGTGGCACTGGTCAGCTACCAGACCGGCAATCCGCACCATGGCCGGGTGCGCTATCGCGGGTGTGAATGGGATGCGCAACTGAGCTTTGCCGGCTCCCCACCACCAGTGGGCAGCCTGGGGAAGATTACCGGCCATGAGGCCAATTGTTTGCTGGTGACCTTGCCCAGCACGGAAAGTGAGCAGCCAACATGA
- a CDS encoding methyl-accepting chemotaxis protein — protein sequence MVADEVRKLAERTAAATVEIAGIMDQVIDQTGDAVSHVGATQQRVSHSMTHTEDAALRVAAVRERADDIAQRMAHIKLATAEQGSATHDMARSAERVNVKTHETDTHLQDMLHTIHGLLESGEALKTLVARFRL from the coding sequence GTGGTGGCCGACGAGGTGCGCAAGCTGGCCGAGCGCACTGCTGCTGCCACGGTAGAGATTGCCGGCATCATGGATCAGGTAATCGACCAGACTGGCGATGCGGTCAGTCATGTGGGCGCCACCCAGCAACGGGTCAGCCACAGCATGACGCACACCGAAGACGCCGCCCTGCGGGTGGCGGCGGTACGCGAACGCGCCGACGACATTGCCCAGCGCATGGCCCATATCAAGCTGGCCACCGCCGAACAGGGCAGCGCCACCCACGATATGGCGCGCAGCGCCGAACGGGTGAACGTGAAAACCCATGAAACCGACACCCATTTGCAGGACATGTTGCACACCATCCATGGTCTGCTGGAAAGTGGCGAAGCGTTGAAAACCCTGGTGGCACGCTTCCGGCTGTAG
- a CDS encoding O-acetylhomoserine aminocarboxypropyltransferase/cysteine synthase family protein: MKLETIAVHGGYSPDPTTKAVAVPIYQTASYAFDSAQHGADLFDLKVQGNIYTRIMNPTTDVLEKRVAELEGGIAGLALASGMAAILYAIQTIAETGDNIIATSTLYGGTYNLFAHTLPQLGIEVRFVDYRDPQAVAALVDARTKAVYCESVGNPLGNVADLAAFADVAHASGVPLIVDNTVPSPYLCRPFEHGADIVVHSLTKYLGGHGNSIGGIIVDSGKFPWGEHKERFARLNTPDVSYHGVNYVEALGPAAYIARARVVPLRNMGATISPFNSFLILQGIETLALRMDRICDNALRVAEYLAAHPAVNWVEYAGLADNPSKPLVDQYMGGRASGILSFGVKSGREGGERFLDGLKLITRLVNIGDAKSLATHPASTTHRQLNDEELAKAGVKPDMVRLSIGIEHIDDILADIDQALATA; the protein is encoded by the coding sequence ATGAAACTTGAAACCATCGCCGTCCACGGCGGCTACAGCCCGGACCCCACCACCAAGGCCGTGGCCGTGCCGATCTATCAGACTGCCAGCTATGCCTTCGACAGCGCCCAGCATGGGGCCGACCTGTTTGACCTGAAAGTTCAGGGCAATATCTACACCCGGATCATGAACCCGACCACCGATGTGCTGGAAAAGCGCGTGGCCGAGCTGGAAGGCGGGATTGCCGGGCTGGCGCTGGCCTCGGGCATGGCGGCCATTCTGTACGCGATTCAAACCATTGCCGAAACCGGCGACAACATCATCGCCACCAGCACACTGTACGGCGGCACCTACAACCTGTTTGCCCATACCCTGCCGCAGCTGGGTATCGAAGTGCGCTTTGTCGATTATCGCGACCCGCAGGCGGTGGCTGCGCTGGTGGATGCGCGCACCAAGGCGGTGTACTGCGAATCGGTGGGCAATCCGCTGGGCAATGTGGCCGACCTGGCCGCGTTTGCCGACGTGGCCCACGCCAGCGGCGTGCCGTTGATTGTCGATAACACCGTGCCGTCGCCGTATCTGTGCCGCCCGTTTGAACACGGGGCCGATATTGTGGTGCACTCGCTGACCAAATACCTGGGCGGCCACGGCAACAGTATCGGCGGCATCATTGTCGATTCCGGCAAATTCCCCTGGGGCGAGCACAAAGAGCGCTTTGCCCGGCTGAACACGCCGGATGTCAGCTACCACGGGGTGAACTATGTGGAAGCACTCGGCCCGGCAGCCTACATTGCCCGCGCCCGCGTGGTGCCGCTGCGCAATATGGGCGCGACCATTTCGCCGTTCAACAGCTTTTTGATCCTGCAAGGCATCGAAACCCTGGCGCTGCGCATGGACCGCATCTGCGACAACGCCTTGCGCGTGGCCGAGTACCTGGCCGCGCACCCGGCGGTGAACTGGGTGGAGTACGCCGGCCTGGCCGACAATCCGAGCAAGCCGCTGGTGGACCAATACATGGGCGGTCGCGCTTCGGGCATTCTGTCGTTTGGGGTGAAATCCGGCCGCGAAGGCGGCGAGCGCTTCCTGGATGGCCTCAAGCTGATTACCCGTCTGGTGAATATCGGCGACGCCAAGAGCCTGGCCACCCACCCGGCCAGCACCACCCATCGTCAATTGAACGACGAAGAACTGGCCAAGGCCGGGGTGAAGCCGGACATGGTGCGTTTGTCGATCGGGATTGAACATATCGACGATATTCTGGCTGATATCGACCAGGCGCTAGCCACGGCATAA
- a CDS encoding methyl-accepting chemotaxis protein, producing MFTSVRQHAESLADTAKRLDQSAGQIADDSRIQSSELANTAATIEQVTVSINQIAEHVGETEALVAQSRQGSVSSQEGMQTVAQEMQAVVSAITTLQTVMSGLSSKSEAIRGIVNTIHDIAEQTNLLALNAAIEAARAGEQGRGFAVALPWWPTRCASWPSALLLPR from the coding sequence ATGTTCACCAGCGTGCGCCAGCATGCCGAATCGCTGGCCGACACGGCCAAACGGCTGGACCAGAGCGCCGGCCAGATTGCCGATGATTCGCGCATTCAGTCCAGCGAGCTGGCCAACACCGCCGCCACCATTGAGCAGGTGACGGTGAGCATCAACCAGATTGCCGAGCATGTCGGCGAAACCGAAGCGCTGGTGGCGCAGTCGCGCCAGGGCTCGGTCAGTTCGCAAGAAGGCATGCAGACCGTGGCACAGGAAATGCAGGCGGTGGTGAGCGCCATCACCACGCTGCAAACGGTGATGTCCGGGCTGTCGAGCAAGTCCGAGGCGATTCGCGGCATCGTCAACACCATTCACGACATTGCCGAGCAAACCAACTTGCTGGCGCTAAATGCGGCGATTGAAGCCGCGCGCGCCGGCGAGCAGGGCCGTGGCTTTGCCGTGGCTTTGCCGTGGTGGCCGACGAGGTGCGCAAGCTGGCCGAGCGCACTGCTGCTGCCACGGTAG
- a CDS encoding SPFH domain-containing protein: MVFYLVVFVLIGVVIKSAVLVIPQQHAYVIERLGKYHGTLTAGLNLIIPFVDRIAYRHTLKEVPYDVEPQACITRDNSQVKIDGILYFQVTDAKLASYGTSDYEMAIEQLAKTTLRSEVGQRDLDKLLEERSAINNAVVSALDEASLGWGVKVLRYEVKDIVPPESVLQAMEMQITAERRKRALIAQSEGERAQAVNVAEGQKSAMVAQSEGDRQAAINQASGQAEAILMVAQANAEAIRLVAQALEQQGGDRAAALKVAEQYVAAFGNIAKTGTTVVIPSNLADLAGLVQGALAVLPKKS, translated from the coding sequence ATGGTGTTCTATCTGGTGGTGTTTGTGCTGATTGGCGTGGTGATCAAGAGCGCAGTGCTGGTGATTCCGCAGCAGCACGCTTATGTGATTGAGCGGCTGGGCAAGTATCACGGCACGCTGACCGCCGGGTTGAACCTGATCATCCCGTTTGTTGACCGGATTGCCTACCGGCACACGCTCAAGGAAGTGCCCTACGATGTCGAGCCGCAGGCGTGCATCACCCGTGACAACTCGCAGGTGAAAATCGACGGGATTCTGTATTTTCAGGTGACCGACGCCAAGCTGGCCTCGTATGGTACATCCGACTACGAAATGGCGATTGAGCAACTGGCCAAAACCACCCTGCGCTCGGAAGTGGGCCAGCGCGATCTGGACAAGCTGCTGGAAGAGCGCTCGGCGATCAACAACGCCGTGGTGTCGGCGCTGGATGAAGCCTCGCTGGGCTGGGGGGTGAAGGTGCTGCGTTATGAGGTAAAGGACATCGTGCCGCCGGAATCGGTGCTGCAGGCCATGGAAATGCAGATTACTGCCGAGCGGCGCAAGCGTGCGCTGATTGCCCAGTCTGAAGGCGAGCGCGCTCAGGCGGTGAACGTGGCCGAAGGGCAGAAGTCGGCCATGGTGGCGCAATCCGAAGGCGACCGTCAGGCGGCAATCAACCAGGCCAGCGGCCAGGCCGAGGCGATTCTGATGGTGGCGCAAGCCAATGCCGAAGCCATCCGCCTGGTGGCGCAGGCACTGGAACAACAAGGCGGCGACCGCGCCGCTGCGCTGAAAGTGGCCGAACAGTATGTGGCGGCGTTTGGCAATATTGCCAAAACCGGCACCACGGTGGTGATTCCGAGCAATCTGGCCGACCTGGCCGGGCTGGTGCAAGGTGCGCTGGCAGTGTTGCCGAAAAAATCGTGA
- a CDS encoding methyl-accepting chemotaxis protein — MDSPQRLTLGRRLALGFGLILLLMVSITLIGIQKVNFIDRSLEQVTDVNAVKQRYAINFRGSVHDRAIVLRDVVLNTDPAQHSAMLAEIDRLAQFYRRSATELEPLLQRDQDSKEIAMWQALQAVEAHTLPLMTQVTQAQASGQSEQARSVLLNQLRPAFVDWLAKINALIDYQEQKSQATTPLARAVATNFQSLMLVLCGLSLLLGVGVALWISRQLLHSLGGEPAQAAAVVTRMAGGDLRETIVARYPDSMLSAVAQMQEKLKALLSDMLASSEELDSRARHVTQAAQEAQQAAAQQSDASAATATSIEQVTLSIHQVADIARQTESNSAHTAALSEKGHQAVRTAAAEIERIASSVQGSSEHMRLLQQRSQDIGSIAGVIGEIAAQTNLLALNAAIEAARAGEQGRGFAVVADEVRKLAERTATATAEIGRMIDVIQHDTLQAVSTMDTAVEQVENGLARATDATSVLDQIHHQALDSLKRVREVAQATDRQVSAIGSIAVNVEQIARMSAETSTLMQRSSRAASELEQISATLRGQTRKFRVS; from the coding sequence ATGGATTCCCCTCAACGTTTGACCCTGGGCCGCCGGCTGGCGCTGGGTTTTGGCCTGATTTTACTGCTGATGGTCAGCATCACCCTGATTGGCATCCAGAAAGTGAACTTCATCGACCGCAGCCTGGAGCAGGTCACCGACGTTAACGCTGTCAAGCAGCGTTACGCCATCAACTTTCGTGGCAGCGTGCACGACCGCGCCATTGTGCTGCGCGATGTGGTGCTGAACACCGATCCGGCCCAGCACAGCGCCATGCTGGCCGAAATTGACCGGCTGGCCCAGTTCTATCGCCGTTCGGCCACCGAGCTGGAGCCGTTGCTGCAACGCGACCAGGACAGCAAGGAAATTGCCATGTGGCAGGCGCTGCAGGCGGTGGAAGCGCACACCCTGCCGCTGATGACCCAGGTGACCCAGGCGCAGGCCAGTGGCCAGAGCGAGCAGGCACGCAGCGTGCTGCTGAACCAGCTGCGCCCGGCGTTTGTTGACTGGCTGGCCAAGATCAATGCGCTGATTGACTACCAGGAACAAAAAAGCCAGGCCACCACCCCGCTGGCGCGGGCAGTGGCAACCAATTTCCAGAGTCTGATGCTGGTGCTGTGCGGGCTGAGCCTGCTGCTGGGGGTGGGGGTGGCGCTGTGGATCAGCCGTCAGTTGTTGCACAGCCTGGGCGGCGAACCGGCGCAGGCGGCGGCCGTGGTCACCCGGATGGCCGGCGGCGACCTGCGTGAAACCATTGTGGCCCGTTATCCTGACAGCATGCTGTCGGCCGTGGCGCAGATGCAGGAAAAACTCAAGGCGCTGCTCAGCGACATGCTGGCCTCGTCGGAAGAACTGGACAGCCGCGCCCGCCATGTCACCCAGGCAGCCCAGGAAGCGCAGCAGGCCGCCGCCCAGCAGTCCGATGCCTCGGCTGCCACCGCCACCAGCATCGAGCAGGTCACCCTGAGCATCCATCAGGTGGCCGATATTGCCCGGCAAACCGAAAGCAACTCGGCGCACACCGCTGCGCTGTCAGAAAAAGGCCACCAGGCCGTGCGCACCGCCGCCGCCGAAATCGAGCGGATTGCCAGCTCGGTGCAAGGCTCGTCCGAGCATATGCGCCTGCTGCAACAACGCTCGCAGGACATCGGCAGCATTGCCGGGGTGATTGGCGAAATTGCCGCGCAAACCAACCTGCTGGCGCTCAACGCCGCGATTGAAGCCGCCCGCGCTGGCGAGCAGGGCCGGGGGTTTGCCGTGGTGGCCGACGAAGTGCGCAAGCTGGCCGAACGTACCGCCACCGCCACCGCCGAAATTGGCCGGATGATCGACGTGATCCAGCACGACACCCTGCAGGCGGTCAGCACCATGGACACCGCCGTGGAACAGGTAGAAAACGGCCTGGCCCGCGCCACCGACGCCACCAGCGTGCTTGACCAGATTCACCATCAGGCGCTGGATTCGCTCAAGCGCGTGCGCGAAGTGGCGCAAGCCACCGACCGTCAGGTCAGCGCCATTGGCAGCATTGCGGTGAATGTCGAGCAGATTGCCCGCATGTCGGCGGAAACCAGCACGCTGATGCAGCGCAGCAGCCGCGCTGCCAGCGAGCTGGAACAGATTTCCGCCACCCTGCGCGGACAAACGCGCAAGTTTCGGGTGAGTTAA
- a CDS encoding IS5 family transposase, with the protein MTKQASFSELEYATKKKVTRRDRFLDEINKVTPWAALVAQIEPFYPKGTGRGRPPIGVARMLRMYIAQQCFGLSDEGIEDAIYDSQAIRGFVGIDLSRESAPDATTLLKFRRLLETHQLTERIFETINALLAAKGLILKEGTVVDATIIAAPSSTKNRSGERDPEMHQTKKGNQWYFGMKAHIGVDAETGIVHTLVTTSANVSDVTQAHALLHGEEQFGVGDAGYQGVEKREKNQGLKIQWEIAMRPGKRKALPDTPVGRLQERIEQARARIRAKVEHPFKIIKNLFGMKKVSYRGLAKNTARLYTLFGLANLLIGKSWSARNAKNAS; encoded by the coding sequence ATGACAAAGCAAGCCAGCTTTTCCGAACTGGAATACGCGACAAAGAAGAAGGTCACTCGGCGTGACCGGTTTCTTGACGAGATCAACAAAGTGACGCCCTGGGCCGCCTTGGTCGCGCAGATTGAGCCCTTCTACCCAAAAGGAACAGGCCGGGGCCGACCACCGATTGGCGTCGCGCGGATGCTGCGAATGTACATCGCCCAACAATGCTTTGGACTCTCAGACGAAGGCATCGAAGACGCCATCTATGACAGCCAGGCCATCCGGGGATTTGTTGGCATAGACCTGTCGCGGGAGTCTGCACCAGACGCCACCACCCTGCTCAAGTTCCGCCGCCTGCTGGAAACGCACCAGCTGACCGAGCGCATCTTCGAGACCATCAACGCCCTACTGGCCGCGAAGGGCCTGATCCTCAAGGAAGGCACGGTTGTTGACGCCACCATCATTGCTGCGCCGTCCTCGACCAAGAATCGAAGCGGTGAGCGTGATCCTGAAATGCATCAGACCAAAAAGGGCAACCAGTGGTACTTCGGCATGAAGGCGCACATTGGAGTGGATGCTGAAACGGGCATCGTGCATACCCTGGTCACCACGTCAGCCAACGTCAGCGATGTCACCCAGGCGCATGCCTTGCTGCATGGAGAAGAACAGTTTGGCGTTGGCGATGCCGGCTACCAGGGTGTTGAGAAGCGGGAGAAGAACCAGGGGCTCAAGATTCAATGGGAAATTGCCATGCGTCCGGGCAAGCGCAAGGCGTTGCCGGATACGCCGGTTGGGCGACTGCAGGAGCGGATCGAACAGGCCAGGGCCAGGATCCGGGCCAAGGTTGAACATCCATTCAAGATCATCAAGAACCTCTTCGGCATGAAGAAGGTGTCCTACCGTGGGCTGGCGAAGAACACGGCGCGGCTGTACACGCTCTTTGGATTGGCGAATCTGCTGATTGGCAAGTCCTGGAGCGCTCGCAATGCCAAAAATGCGTCCTGA
- a CDS encoding cache domain-containing protein translates to MMNSLRHRLLGFVLVVVMSLAAVLTAVAYLHAYAAAEVEVRNTISQITSNKVAFINEWVSSRQRIVNSVLLNVGHGLLKPVLDQARIAGGFDDCYLGEPDKTMTLSQATAPENYDPTGRPWYVAAVASEGPIASPPYLDATSKQPVITFAQALRRNGQLVGVVGGDVLLKRVVEEVLATQLPGNGQAFLLAQDGTVIAHPEANSSLKKISEVIPGFSLDAVPKEGLIHPLQLDNQPMLAVLQPVGKTGWLMGVLVSQSAAMAPVQQMLYRMLATLAGCLALAAAVIWLGMARMLQGLAVMRDAMRSVASGSGDLTLRLPVKG, encoded by the coding sequence ATGATGAATTCATTGCGTCACCGTCTGCTTGGCTTTGTGCTGGTGGTGGTGATGAGTCTGGCTGCCGTGCTGACGGCAGTGGCGTATTTGCATGCCTATGCCGCCGCCGAAGTGGAAGTGCGTAACACCATCAGCCAGATCACCAGCAACAAGGTGGCCTTTATCAACGAGTGGGTCAGTTCCCGCCAGCGCATCGTCAACAGTGTGCTGCTGAATGTCGGCCACGGCCTGCTCAAGCCGGTGCTGGATCAGGCGCGCATTGCTGGCGGATTTGACGATTGCTACCTGGGCGAGCCGGATAAGACCATGACCTTGAGTCAGGCAACAGCGCCAGAAAACTACGACCCCACTGGACGGCCCTGGTATGTGGCCGCCGTGGCCAGCGAAGGCCCGATTGCCTCGCCGCCGTATCTGGACGCCACCAGCAAGCAGCCAGTCATCACCTTTGCCCAGGCCCTGCGCCGAAATGGCCAGCTGGTTGGCGTGGTGGGTGGCGATGTGCTGCTCAAGCGGGTGGTGGAAGAAGTGCTGGCCACCCAGCTGCCCGGCAATGGTCAGGCATTCTTACTTGCGCAGGACGGCACGGTGATTGCCCATCCGGAGGCCAACTCGTCGCTGAAAAAAATCAGTGAGGTGATTCCGGGCTTCAGCCTGGATGCCGTGCCCAAGGAGGGTTTGATTCATCCGCTGCAGCTGGACAATCAGCCCATGCTGGCCGTGCTGCAGCCAGTGGGCAAAACCGGCTGGCTGATGGGCGTGCTGGTGTCGCAATCCGCCGCCATGGCCCCGGTCCAGCAGATGCTGTATCGCATGCTGGCCACGCTGGCCGGCTGTCTGGCGCTGGCTGCCGCCGTCATCTGGCTGGGCATGGCGCGCATGTTGCAAGGGCTGGCGGTAATGCGTGATGCCATGCGCAGTGTGGCCAGCGGCTCGGGCGACCTGACCTTGCGCCTGCCGGTGAAAGGCTAG
- a CDS encoding methyl-accepting chemotaxis protein: protein MKISTRLFAQALLAAITLLVVMATSAWQLADIRHALERAQRSQQAVFQLTAAKAAALTLAKADPILPDTVPLLTHTERSVAQALAQVAALAPGTRALHAPWQEYLRQFRSAVQIASVSPADALSIPDQIYALHLQPMLQQLDRHSAQLSEQARADADAASAGLNRLLWSVLIPLGLSALLIVGSQTWLAGQLSRRLAALSRDTRQLAAGNLSVRLNARRNDEIGQLAHTFNGFIDDLASLIHRAQHDAQAIDDNARSLAGMGASVSAQARDQSVAVRAASNHIEAISQDVHRIALAASQASDEAADAEHLAAQARDMGARAIQALDESQQAVGDADSHFAVFAQRLSGIERLADSIGEIAGQTNLLALNAAIEAARAGEQGRSFAVVADEVRKLAERASCSTQDISRLAAEVHGDLHAARQAMDATRDAVEGASAEGQAMADALGCITQGVRTVAGHIHRMAEHTEAQSQACHALAGHLEQVANGANQAVAEVDATHQRIEALASIAQSKTRGMSRYAGTMQASPA from the coding sequence ATGAAAATTTCCACCCGTTTATTTGCCCAGGCGCTGCTGGCGGCCATCACCCTGCTGGTGGTGATGGCCACCAGCGCCTGGCAACTGGCCGATATCCGCCACGCCCTGGAACGCGCCCAGCGCAGCCAGCAAGCCGTGTTTCAGCTGACCGCCGCCAAGGCCGCCGCGCTGACCCTGGCCAAGGCCGACCCGATTCTGCCAGACACCGTGCCGCTGCTCACCCACACCGAGCGCAGCGTGGCCCAGGCGCTGGCGCAAGTGGCGGCGCTGGCACCGGGCACCCGTGCGCTGCATGCGCCGTGGCAGGAATACCTGCGCCAGTTTCGCAGCGCCGTGCAGATTGCCAGCGTCAGCCCAGCCGACGCGCTGAGCATTCCCGACCAGATTTACGCCCTGCACCTGCAACCGATGCTGCAACAGCTTGACCGCCACAGCGCCCAACTGAGCGAACAGGCCCGCGCCGACGCCGACGCAGCCAGCGCCGGGCTGAACCGCCTGCTGTGGAGCGTGCTGATTCCACTGGGCTTGTCGGCCCTGCTGATTGTCGGCAGCCAGACCTGGCTGGCCGGCCAGTTGTCGCGACGGCTGGCGGCGCTGTCACGCGACACCCGGCAACTGGCTGCCGGCAACCTGTCGGTGCGGCTGAACGCCCGGCGCAACGATGAAATTGGCCAGCTGGCGCATACCTTCAATGGTTTTATCGACGACCTGGCCAGCCTGATCCATCGCGCCCAGCATGACGCCCAGGCGATTGACGACAATGCCCGCTCGCTGGCCGGCATGGGGGCCAGCGTGTCGGCGCAGGCGCGCGATCAATCGGTGGCGGTGCGCGCTGCCAGCAACCACATCGAAGCCATCAGCCAGGATGTGCACCGGATTGCCCTGGCCGCCAGCCAGGCCAGTGACGAAGCCGCCGACGCCGAACACCTGGCGGCGCAGGCGCGGGACATGGGCGCGCGGGCGATTCAGGCGCTGGACGAATCACAGCAGGCCGTGGGTGACGCCGACAGCCACTTTGCCGTGTTTGCCCAGCGTCTGAGTGGCATTGAACGCCTGGCGGACAGCATTGGCGAGATTGCCGGGCAGACCAATCTGCTGGCGCTGAACGCCGCGATCGAAGCCGCCCGCGCTGGCGAGCAGGGGCGCAGCTTTGCCGTGGTGGCCGATGAAGTGCGCAAGCTGGCTGAACGCGCCAGCTGCTCCACCCAGGACATCAGCCGGCTGGCGGCTGAAGTTCACGGCGACCTGCACGCGGCCCGCCAGGCGATGGACGCCACCCGCGACGCCGTGGAAGGTGCCAGCGCCGAAGGCCAGGCCATGGCCGATGCCCTGGGCTGCATCACCCAGGGGGTGCGCACCGTGGCCGGCCATATTCACCGCATGGCCGAACACACCGAAGCGCAGTCGCAAGCCTGCCACGCGCTGGCCGGCCATCTCGAGCAAGTGGCCAACGGTGCCAACCAGGCGGTGGCCGAGGTGGACGCCACCCACCAGCGGATTGAAGCGCTGGCCAGCATTGCCCAGTCGAAAACCCGTGGCATGTCGCGTTACGCCGGGACAATGCAGGCCAGCCCGGCGTAA
- a CDS encoding calcium-binding protein, whose protein sequence is MSAVSSSSSYTLAAGEDTLYLTGGSNVDGAGDNLNNKLIGNSGANILYGYDGHDSLYGGSGSDTLYGGIGNDILDGQAGADLMIGELGNDYYVVDSLADIVVEQVGEGTDTVRSALVSYILPDNLESLVLSSSVAISGVGNSLNNALTGNSLDNLLQGLDGADTLYGGAGNDTLEGGSGNDTLDGQAGDDLMSGGNGNDSYGVDSLNDDVVEAAGEGVDTLYFHLASDVDALYMTGYVVPDNVENVVINSAFYSPYMELIGSNANNLLKDLTPTGISIIHGMGGNDTIYGGSSTYAANNYQELYGDDGNDTIYAYGADSVLGGSGNDVLISMQGANILWGGVGDDTYIMYQGALSSAGELANEGHDRLKSYGSYSLENWEIEDLTLMETTYFTEGTGNHLNNVLQGSSASNRLYGMEGNDTLIGWGGDDELQGGSGDDLIKIGVDSLTAPAWGGMQWVYGNEGHDTFWIGNNYRGNHAIYNTSGVDSLVINDFTSGEDHIRLALSPTAANPTTVNQVFTRLLGAPLQTTADWDALLSLGSASGSAAAPTLTAIRYDEDPAWQYVTYLILDRSDSATFTSDDLCIYISGGVDFQVSDFIFDHM, encoded by the coding sequence ATGAGTGCAGTATCCAGCAGCAGTAGTTATACCTTGGCAGCAGGGGAAGATACCCTCTATCTAACAGGCGGTAGCAATGTTGATGGTGCCGGAGATAATTTGAATAACAAATTGATTGGCAATAGCGGAGCCAATATCCTTTATGGTTACGATGGCCATGATAGCTTGTATGGTGGCTCAGGTAGCGATACGTTATATGGTGGTATCGGTAATGATATTCTTGACGGCCAGGCTGGCGCTGACTTGATGATCGGAGAATTAGGCAATGACTATTATGTGGTCGACTCGCTTGCCGATATCGTCGTGGAACAGGTAGGAGAAGGCACTGATACGGTTCGCTCTGCATTGGTTAGCTATATCTTGCCAGACAATCTGGAATCTCTAGTGCTTTCTTCAAGTGTGGCGATCAGTGGTGTGGGTAATTCGCTGAACAATGCCCTGACTGGCAATAGCCTGGACAATCTTCTACAAGGACTGGATGGTGCCGACACTTTGTACGGTGGTGCAGGTAATGACACGCTGGAAGGGGGCAGTGGCAATGACACGCTGGATGGTCAGGCTGGTGATGATCTCATGAGCGGTGGTAATGGCAATGACAGTTATGGCGTAGACAGCTTGAATGACGATGTTGTTGAGGCTGCAGGCGAAGGGGTCGATACATTGTATTTCCATCTGGCCAGTGATGTTGATGCGCTTTATATGACTGGCTATGTAGTTCCAGATAATGTAGAAAATGTGGTTATCAACTCGGCATTTTATTCTCCTTATATGGAACTGATTGGTAGCAACGCGAATAACCTGCTCAAGGACCTGACGCCCACGGGCATCAGTATTATTCATGGCATGGGTGGTAATGATACTATCTATGGTGGTAGTAGTACGTACGCAGCAAACAATTATCAAGAACTTTATGGCGATGATGGCAATGACACCATCTATGCCTATGGCGCTGACTCGGTATTGGGCGGCTCTGGGAACGATGTGCTGATTTCCATGCAAGGCGCTAATATCTTGTGGGGGGGTGTCGGTGATGACACCTATATCATGTATCAGGGGGCACTCAGTTCAGCCGGGGAACTGGCCAATGAAGGACATGATAGGCTCAAATCGTATGGCAGCTACTCTCTGGAAAACTGGGAGATCGAAGATCTGACCTTGATGGAAACCACCTACTTTACTGAAGGTACGGGCAATCATCTGAATAATGTCCTACAGGGGAGTTCAGCCAGCAACCGGCTGTACGGCATGGAGGGGAACGATACCTTGATTGGCTGGGGCGGCGACGATGAACTGCAAGGTGGGTCAGGTGATGATCTGATCAAGATCGGGGTGGACTCCTTGACGGCGCCAGCTTGGGGGGGAATGCAATGGGTGTATGGCAATGAAGGCCATGATACCTTCTGGATTGGCAATAACTATCGCGGCAACCACGCCATCTACAACACCAGCGGCGTGGATAGCCTGGTGATCAATGACTTTACCTCAGGTGAAGACCATATCCGCTTGGCGCTGTCTCCTACCGCAGCTAATCCGACAACCGTGAATCAGGTGTTCACTCGCCTGCTTGGTGCGCCATTGCAGACCACCGCCGACTGGGATGCCTTGTTGAGTCTGGGATCTGCATCAGGCAGTGCTGCTGCACCGACGCTGACCGCAATCCGCTATGATGAAGATCCTGCATGGCAATACGTGACTTACCTGATTCTGGATCGTAGCGATAGCGCCACGTTCACCAGCGATGATTTGTGCATCTATATCTCGGGTGGTGTGGACTTCCAGGTGTCGGACTTTATTTTTGACCATATGTAA